The Drosophila suzukii chromosome X, CBGP_Dsuzu_IsoJpt1.0, whole genome shotgun sequence DNA window AAGAAactcaaaaaggaaaaatgcgACAAAAAAAACGTGCACATGTATTAActaattattgtttttttatttgactcaccttttgctttttgctgtacttttcactttttcaACTCTCAAACTCTCTCTAAAAACTCACTCACAAAACTATAAATCACTTTTACTTCTGATCAGGAGGACCGCTTGCTTCGAAGTGATCGCGGGATTCGCTACAAAGCGGAGTGTCAAAATATTTCgtgtatacatacatacatacatatgcatGTGTGCAAAAAGGACGGACAAATTCTGTCGCGTGCCGTTACTTTACAATAGAAGTCAAAGTAATGGGGaagaaaataacaaaatatgtACAAATAAGTCCTTAAGTTTAATAACTTGTATATGTCAATttagtaatatttattttattttattatatttatatattatagtACCATATCTTATTGTCAAAACATCGATACACAAGAAATATTAATGTTCCTATGCGCATACATATTTTCTTGACCGCCAATGTACGAATGCGAATGGAAAAAGAAGACGCGCTTGCGTTTGCCGTTTTGCTTGTTCATATTTATCTCTAatttgtctgaatgtatgtatgtaagtatgcACATTGTGCCGTTGGTTTTACGGCCCAGCGTTTACAATACACGCACCTTTTTTCTTTGGCTAAGCATGTTTTTGTACTTTTAATAGTAAATTACAAAGCCAAATCTTATGATAATTGTCATGGAAATAGAAAGAGGCTGCCGATGGTTGGGCAGCCGTAACTAAAACCAtattctttaaatattaaagctgtttttcttttgcaaattattaataatttaaattatgttgTGAATATGGGTCACAAAtttaatacatatatgtacatagatacatatacatatatgtaattTGATTTCTAATTTACTATTATTTGgtcaaatacaaattgtaaAAACGTTCTatattcaaaataaaagaGTTCATATTCCGAACAAATGGAAAAAGTATTTActcgaaatataaaaaaccatCAAATATACTATGAATTGAACTACTTTTTATAATAGTTAAAACCAAGATGGCCACATTGGATTTGAATGTGActaacttgtttttaaataaaaatcactttgaattgaatatatacatatttgaCATACggcttaaatatgttttttatttaaatgaaaggttttaatatttaatatgacTATGCATGGgagtaaaaaaaatcaaataaaaatatatttgatttcaCTTCGTGTTTTTTCTACCAGTGTTACAATATGTTTTGGATAAATTGCTATATGGTGTACCATGCCGATATTGTCCGTGTGTGCAAGTTGGGTTCCGCTTAGTTGTTGTTGGACGAGTTGAACATCTTGAAAGCGCTGAATCCCATAAAGAGACCCACCAATACACCGCCAACGGCACATAGTGTGGGAACTAAGTCGGGGGTTTCCAACTGATTGGTCTGCTGACTCTGGTAATTTGGATGGGTGCCCGCAGGCCTCGGATTCGACGATGTGCATCTCAAACTGCGATCGTAGTCGGCCCTCAATGTCCTATCTGAGAGGACTTCGTATGCGGCCCTGATCTTCTTGAAGTATTCCACCGTTCGGGGGTGATGGTTCTTATCCGGATGATATATGAGTGCCATCCGCCTGTACGCCTTCGTGATCACCTCCTCGGTGGCCTTTTGGTCCACTCCCAGAATCATATAGTGGTCTTCCTCCATTCTCGCTGATCGATATCTGGTGAAATAATCTTTTTAGTTGTGACAAAGTATAATAGCAATTTACGCTAAACCAGACATCCGCAAAGCAacaattgttttgtttgtggTTGTAGTACCTATCGATGTATTTCGATGATCTTCCAAACCAGTTCTCGTGGCAAAACATCGCTTGAAATAAGAAGGGTATTCGGCTATAATCtaacttaaaataaataatgggttccatttttaataaaaaattaaagagtagattccatttttaatataaaattatacagTAGATTAAAAGTGAATAAATTATTCCCCTCGATATCACTTCATTTTACATATTATACTAAAATTACCTCACTAAAAATCGAATACATTAactgccaaaaaaaaaaggtcatCTAATTAATATTATGCGTAGCTTTTTTGGCATGCCTTAATCTAGGTCAGAAAAAAGGGACAGAATTCAGACGGGGGTTTATTTTATGTTGGTTGGTAAAACAAACAGGAATACAAGATAAAACAGCGGCATTTACGTATGTGTTGACGTGTGTCTGGGTGTGAGTGATGTGACCTCTGACCCTGCCAAGtggaaaaatgaaaaatggcTAGCGTAATTCCCTGATTGAAGCCTAACTGAGAAGGGCAGATAAAAAAAGGAAAGGCAAATAGAAGCAATAAGGCAAATCGGAAGAGTGGTACAGAgagagaaaaaatatatacacacaaattaaattttttttcaaatctTTGGAGAAATCACTAGAGTTTTTTGAAGTTTCCTACAAAGGTGCCAAAAGTATTCAAAGAATCTGTAGAACTTGCGGGTTCAAAGCCTTGGGAATCTCTAAATAGGTTTGTACTCacagaaattaaatttttttcaaagAATCTGTAGAACTTGCGGGTATAAAACCTTGGGAATCTCTATAAACGTTTGTACTCACacaaataacatttttttaaaagaattttgGAGAAATCAATAGGGATTCTTGAAGTTTCCTACAAAGGTGGCAAAAGTATTCAAAGGATCTGTAGAACTTGCGGGTTCAAGACCTTGGGAATCTCTATAAAGGTTTGTACTCAcagaaattacatttttttcaaaGAATCTGTAGAACTTGCGGGTTCAAAACCTTGGGAATCTCTATAAAGGCTTGTACTCACacaaattacatttttttttcgaattttTGGAGAAATCACTACGGTTTTTGAAGTTTCCTACAAAGGTGCCAAAAGTATTTAAGGAAACTGTAGAACTTGCGGGTTCAAAACCTTgggtatttttttaatgaatatttATTAAGTACATAGCAACTAATTTAAGGCCTGGCAACATTTTCTCGCTGTGCACCAAAAGCAGCCCCGAAACCGCTTAATTTTGCCAGGACTTCCCCCGTCTTCGTGTGTCACATGACCTATGACCCATCTGACCCATCTGACCCATCGGAGGCAAACGCATGGGCATTATCCATTTCGCATCGCATTTATTTCCATTTGCCTTCTGCTGTCAGCGGCAGTTCAAACAGCCAAAGCCGAACTATTGACAAATACCACCCACCATCCCTAATCATTAGGCTGGGAAAAGCTATGtatatccaaaaaaaaagcgaTGAAATGATTAATTCCCATCGAGTAATTAAGTGTGGTAAACCCGAATGAATCTCTTGAATGGCATTGTCTAACATTGCCCCCCTAAAAAATAGAACTTTGTCAGGGATTTGCACGAAGTGGTCACTGTATATATATGAAATATAGTATATTCAACCCACTGCAAATGGGCACTTGAGCAgtcttttttgtttatcattGGCCTCTGTTTTTATAATtcttttatttcaatttttttttttttgttccaCTTGCCCGCCCAGTCGGATTCTTGTTTACAACTTTGTTGTTAGCCCAAAAGTTTTTCTCGGTTTGCTCagttttcgttttcgttttccATTTTTGGTGGGTATAAAAATTCCATTCCAATACCGAAAATCGAACTCGGAATCTAAACAGTCGAAACGGCGCGGAGTGAATAAAACTTTTGGAATTTCTCAGCTGTTTTTAGTACATGTCGTAATGGGCAGAAAGCCCCTTACTCCCATCCCAGATCCATTTAATATGCTGGCCCAGCGATGTTTGTTTGCCAGATAAATCAGATGCCAATCGCCCCAGAGCGGCTGAAAAGCATTAAACAAACTATTTAACTGTGCTCATTTTTTAgaattcaatatttttttaataatacttaTGACTACAAAGAGGTTTTCCCAGGAAATTATGGAATTACTATAAgaacttacgatttttttttatattttgactACAAAGTTAGCTTTTACGTtaagtattattattttttataatactttTAATATGATAAAACCCTTAAACAAACTATTTAGCTGTTctcattttttagttttcaacatttcaaatattttataatataatatataatactTTACACTAGTACTTTTCTAGTCTTCCTATAGAAATGGTTCTTTTGAGGATATTATTGAACTATAAGaacttacatttttttcatatttgaCTACATAGTTACTTATtgtgtttaatattattatcgAATAAGGAATTCTGATTCATCAGATGATCTAATAGATATTGATTCGGTCGACAGGGAGAATCTCGTATAATAGACATCGGACATCGAACTGCCGACAATTTGTTTACTTAGCCGTCGAGCGCATTTGACTTCTATTTTCGTGAATTCCTATtaggttttcgtttgttttaaTTGCTGCCCTGCCCGAGTCGAAAGAAACTGGAACTCTTGCCTCTTGGGGCTACTTTCGACCGATTGTGGGCCAAGTCAGGTGGAGAACAATTGGGGCAAGGCAAGGGTCAGACTGAATAAacaaatccgagttcattttgaGGGTGGTCTGATCAAGTGTTTGGGTGTGTCCGTGCACTGAAAAGAAGTCCTTTAGTTATTATTTGTTAATTATAAGcctaaaagaaaaatatagtAACACTTGGAATTAATGTTGCAAATGCAAAATCCTATAAACGCCCCACAAGGAACGTTTAAAGCTACAAAAGATCCCATTTTCTCTGTATGAGCTGGTTTGTCTGTTTTTAATGCAACAGTTAACCGCTTAACCCtcaaaacatttttgtttgaagCTTTTGCTGTGTGACTActgcacagagaaaattccGATGTTCTTATCTGAGTTGAAAGTGTTCTTACAAATATAACTACATTTTTGAAGTTGagaatgttttcattttgctcGAATCATATTGAAAACATTGATAACAAAGTGTACTTACACgatttttaagaacgaatgttcccaattcaagaacaatgtacttaaatatttctctctgtgtggGGATTTCCAATGCTCACTTCTGCCTCAGTGTAAATTCCTGAATCGATGGGCTGCGGTAGAGGTgcgataccaaaatgtacttacacggtttttagaaacaaatgttctcaattcaagaacaatgtacttgaatatttctctctgtgtggGGATTTTCAATACTCACTTCTGCCTTAGTGTAAATTCCTGAATCGATGGGCTGCGGTAGAGATACGATGCCAAAATGTACtcacacggtttttaagaacgaatgttctcaattcaagaacaatgtacttgaAATCTTCTCTCTGTGTGGGGATATCCAATGCTCACTTCTGCCTCAGTGTAAATTCCTGAATCGATGGGATGCGGTAGAGATACGAAGCCAAAAGTACTCACACGGCTTTTAAGAAcaaatgttctcaattcaagaacaatgtacttgaAAACTTCTCTCTGTGTGGGGATATCCAATGCTCACTTCTGCCTCAGTGTAAATTTCTGAATCGATGGGCTGCGGTAGAGGTACACCTCTTTGATTGGCTCAATGAGAATTTATGAGCTACAAAGTTGTAAAAGTATCTTTTTCTGAGAAGAGCGTTCTTGCAGCAGCCCCTGAGTGCATTCTCCATGGGGTGGAAAAGCGGGGTAGATaggggaaaatgggaaaatgggAAAGGGGGATGCCCCTTGCTGGGATCGGGCTCATCAATCATGGCAGTAGCCAGACGAGTCCAAGCCGCACACATCAAACATTTCAATTTGCCGCAAATGTGTTGACAAAACGTTGATACGCCATCGGCATTCGTCGGGTTTTGCGGGGGAATTGGATTGGATTGCATGGGAGGCTGATGCTCCAAGTAACCCCTATACCTTAACCTCTATTCCCATGTCCATCCCCATCTCCATCTGGATACCCATCCTCCAGCACATTAGCAACACGTGTCAAATGCGCAATGCCCTTGTCCTTGTCCTGGCTTTTGGATCCCCATTCCCGCCTTTGGATGCCGCGCTTAATTACACTTTTATAGAGTCGCATCCCCTCCTCAtcatttccatttcattttCCATTGTGGCAGTCCTTCTCCCGGTTGTCCTGGTTCTTCTGGTTCTCCTGGTTCCTTACCGTCACCATCTCCattccatctccatctccaggGGTAATTGCAATCCGTTGTCCTTTCCGCCGCCTGAGTTATGACCTGCTATGCAATCGCCCATCCGGATCCCGGGGTCCTTGTTTACCCGGAAAAGCCGGGGGACAGGACAGACCATATGTTTTCCACCGCCTGGAATTTTCCATTTGTTGATCTGTGAATATGTTTTTTAAGCAAATTATGAAAAGCCCCTTTGTAACGAGCAGATATCCTTTGAACGACTATACGCCGTTTGGGCTTTGAGTGCATAATCCCATCTTATGCAAAAgccttttataaatatttaccttGTTTCCGGtaaaaacataaacataaTAACACTTTTCCTGTTGCATTTGGAATCTTAATTTGCataaaatttctttaaagTCTTATGATCATACCAATGTccttatatataatatataccTAACTATAAATATGatttgtaatttaatttagttttatttagttattacttaaattgcttattattatAGCTTGAGTATTTATTGGCCTTTCAACTTGAagacataataaaacatgtaaTTGCCACATAGAGTACAAAAACTTCGATGGTATCAGCACCTCGTAAGCCTGATATTGCCACAGATCGATTTAATTTGATTTGCTTTTGTTTACCTTCCCGTTTTCGCATTGTAATTATACTTTTTGTACAggtagttttgtttttatgccTTTTCCATTTGCTGTCGCCCATCAGAAAGTCAGCCAGTCATGCTGATGATGTGGATGATGCCTTatcgaaggcccaacaaaaTCGAAAGGTTTCCGGGCAGGGGTATACACACTATACACACTTATTATGGGTCCGGCCGTGAAAAAATGTCCTGCCAGTTCTGCGAAGGGGGTTTGGAATTTCACGGACCATTTCATCGCCATTGGGCCACAAATGTACTGTGCataatttttattacaaacaattttattACACATTTTACATATTTGCAATTTACAATTTCCAACTTCAGATATCGAATATTTCCCCCCACAGTCGCAATCGATTGCGATTCCATGTGGGCGCTGGAAATTGCGACGCATTAAGTGCAATCGTTAAAAATGATAAATGCACTGACAACCGCCTCAGGGGGAGATGAGTGTTTCGGTTCTTAGGGGAttgttaatattatatttatccTATATGTATTATATATCCACAAGCGCGTATTGAGTTCATCAACTGAAACATCAATGAGTAGGCCAAAAAACATGCTTTTCACCCGAAACTCTCATCATTTGCTCTGCTAATCGAATGCTAATTAACCCATTTAATTggttaaacaaatatttcgGCCCCATTTGCTAAAGAAATTTATGGAGCCATATAGGCAAGAACATCTGTTGGTTCCGACGCATTGagtttcttttctttttgctGTTGGCCATAAGTTGAGCGAATGGTGCTGGGATTTCTACGTTTTCATTTTGAATGTTTAAATTCCAATTACTTCCTGGACGCTATTTTTATCATGGCAATAACCTTTGTAAATTATCTTTATGGTCTAGCAAAGTTAGGtggttttaaataaaatcaaagatcatttttaaaaatagtttaaagTGTTGAAACCAAACAATTCTCCTTATTTATTAGACTCATCTAAGAATTTAAACCAAACCAAATACTTATTCAAATCTTTAGTATTCAATAAAACCAAGGAATATAAACTTCCTAGCAAACTAATGGTTTTCTTTCGATAACAATCGTCTTTGATCGATAACGGCTTGCTGATCCCTTTCAGCTCGCCTGCCCATCACTATTGTTCTAACCATCCTGCTCGCACTTGCTTCTAATGCGGTGGAAGGACCAGAGGGAGCGACAAGGACGGCAACAGAAAGCACTCGAACGGGAATCGGAACGAAACCGGAAAAGGAAACGGAAATCGAGGTCACCAAAGTGGGGGAAGCCCCCGTTCGCGAGGTGATATCGCTGCTGGGCGCAATCGATGCTATGGAGTCCGTTATCCTGGTTCCAGACGCTGGCGACAAGTGTCCTGGCGGCTATTTCCATTGCAACACCACGGCGCAATGTGTTCCGCAGCGGGCCAACTGCGACGGAAGTGTCGATTGCGACGACGCCTCGGATGAGTTTAACTGTGTCAACGAGGTGGACGCCAAGTACTGGGACCACCTGTACAGGAAACAGCCATTCGGCAAGAACGACAACCTCCGGATCGGCGAGTGTCGTAAGTGCCTGTATCCAATAAAAATAACCAACCTATCGAAAATATAACAAGCTGATTTTAATCATATAATAACAAAGATCGTTTTATCGATTATAGACGACTGTAGTTAAAATATAGAATAAAAAGATATTGTATCAAAGGCAACAAAGTAATCCCTCTTAAATAGGAAGGAAACCTCTATGAACTCTACTTTTTTTCAGTGTGGGGCAACGAGAACTTTAGCTGTCCTTGTCGAGGTGCCGAAATTCTGTGCCGCTTTCAACAGCTTACCGTTATACCAGGACTATTGCCGCAGCACGATCTGGCAACGCTGTAAGTACAGTCGCACTCTTTTATAATAGTTGCATATATtggatttttattaatttttatttactatAATATTAACCAAAGCTTAAATCAAACATAGAATAAAATTCGTTAATGTAATAAGTGTTTTCATTAATTACAGCGATCTAACGGGCAATAATTTCGAAACCATTCACGAGACCTTCTTCAGTGAACTGCCAGACGTGGAGATATTGTAAGTACCTGTCCCACACCTTAGCCCTGGGCTAAGGAATTTTAAGCGGAgtccataaagtatatatatagagGGTGTAATGGATTCTTGGGCGTCCAAAATAAACGAAGGGATGTTATAACTCCGGTGTGCCGTCGTCAGTCGGGCTCTTAATTAAAACGGAAATGCAAGCAGATGACTC harbors:
- the LOC108005455 gene encoding chaperone protein DnaJ; translation: MEEDHYMILGVDQKATEEVITKAYRRMALIYHPDKNHHPRTVEYFKKIRAAYEVLSDRTLRADYDRSLRCTSSNPRPAGTHPNYQSQQTNQLETPDLVPTLCAVGGVLVGLFMGFSAFKMFNSSNNN